The nucleotide window tttccaaagacgtatagaagttacgattcatgtgtttgtttactttcaTTTTGTATATACATTGTGTTTTCATAATGCCCCCGGTAACTTTATagcaaggtcaatgttacctaaggtcaaagaaagaacaaaaagtaaacagaaaataaaaaaaaagaactaaaaatagaggaaaacatgaaatagagggaaaagctggaacattttaactaaacctctagcaacaatgagaggccgctggcatcTCATTACATCCATACACCACAAGTACTAGTAAACTTAAGGTTTAAATGCCATGTTTAGGAAACCTTCATgttggaataaacaataaaagtacaaagtaaggttatcataataattccCTCTTCATTTTCTTGAGAAAAAAAGCATAAATATATAGCAAATCCCTGGGAGCTCATAACTCAGAAACATTCTTATTCGCACTTTTGTACATATATCCCACATATTTAccgttcgattttagagagaaagatatcaatgAAAAACggaataagaaattcaaaataTAGTTAGAAGAATTATAATTGTAAGATTAtgggaaatttatttttcttttatttgaaaaaataaaaaaatataaatatcaatgaaaTGAAATCAAAGCAATATTGAAAAAAATCCtcagataaatatttacacacTCCAAATAGCACTAAGAATGACAAATAGTATTTAATTAATGCCGTATTTTGcgagaaaaaaaattaccaatttttattcatgaaaaatttatttatggTCTGATTCGAATAAAATTTACAGCGAGTGAGCACAGTAGTAATGCAAACAATATATAGTAAAGTTATAAAGATCCAATGATATTAGCCGATTTTTGCTTTTATGGCGGACGATCCCCTTAATACAATACAgttgtaaacataatgaccacttaatttcacctttgattattatttttactcttattcacATAAGACAAAGGATTAAAGGTAATCTCATTCTGAGGTCAATTTACGTAAATTAAAAACTTGTTCATGGCTCTGATCAGTGCCAAGAGTTCAGTTCAAACTGTCGAGTCATAaagcaaacagggtgaagaattctttccttttaataagacagctccaatcccattattcCACGCATCattttggataaggaatttctcgatgaaatccggtgcttgaaatACTGGTTTCGAAGATGATATGACCTTCGTCCTACTTTTCTTTTTTCCTGATATGTCAACAATGTAGGTCCGGTCACGGCTCTCTTCCAAAATGCGTAATGGTTCTGGGAACTTGTTGGCGAGAGGGACTCTCCTTTCCGATGCGTAGACTAACACCTGGCGTTCTACCGTAAACTGTCTGTttatactcttcataccaaaccttttcttcgtccgTCATTGACTCCTTTTCATGTCTTTCAAGAAAACATTCCTTAACTGGCCGATTCCTATCCTCAAATCCTAGACATttccttcacctgtttcctctcgatctttcctttttcctgccaacattttcttagGTCCTTTGCTCAAGGGTCCTGCAatctgtctgttcgtactcttcctaccaaaccttttcttcgtttgtCCTTGACTCGTTGTCCTTATGCCTttcagggaaaatttccttatctcaccgatccttttcctcaaattcttgacatattctccttccgtttcctctcggtccttccaatTTTCTGCTAATATTTTCTTCGGActtttcctgaagggttctccatGTACTTCCATCCTTGTTGGACTCGTTGGGCTTTTCAGCTGCCTGACATATGTGACATGAACGCCAAAATTGGTCTTCGTGTTTATGCACGCTAGGCcagaaaaaagtgtttcattatcttctctgtcgtcttccttatcccacaATTGTCATGTCTTGTGCGTGACAGCAATCACCTATCTTCTCGAAGGTTCAGGAATTAATATCTGCTGATATATCCCCCAcctggcattcccagggatattgccgggtctatgcttcctcataagcaacccatccttaagaaaATAACAAGGCGGAGACTGCTATGCCTCCGTGGTTTCTACCACACGGTACAACAACTCTGTTAACGTGACATCCTTTCATTGCAATTCTATCACCCTTTTCCTGCTTATTTGACCTACTTCTAaggttgaatttt belongs to Palaemon carinicauda isolate YSFRI2023 chromosome 17, ASM3689809v2, whole genome shotgun sequence and includes:
- the LOC137655993 gene encoding golgin subfamily A member 6-like protein 6, which codes for MSEQTLVRILRDTEEDSLDETQKGNSRVGPSEEERQTSGQEDREEIEMERAVNLQDLFHEEEDSLDGMQEESSRVGPIEEERQMRGQEVKEEMDLKKKENSTLEAAEKPNESNKDGSTWRTLQEKSEENISRKLEGPRGNGRRICQEFEEKDRHEKESMTDEEKVWYEEYKQTVYGRTPGVSLRIGKESPSRQQVPRTITHFGREP